One Cotesia glomerata isolate CgM1 linkage group LG8, MPM_Cglom_v2.3, whole genome shotgun sequence genomic window carries:
- the LOC123270658 gene encoding uncharacterized protein LOC123270658, giving the protein MLQKSIMKQGIIFFCLVIASVSGNKMIINDRQQENSLGRLKHDARELVEMCFTNNSNPVMISEDLLDDNWNPGENSLIVINRKFNKHITGFLPTYPTYVLSFKSIDNLKPVIDNLQRSKFWNTGSPFLMVGTGSRCSNTKKVLEFMWNRDSLSVYYLCENKNSSVIYTLNSYASYAPAPWKLIEKFGDSDKKLTLFRLGYIKGTLNIEYLSSVLKIITRSLFSDPQICKSITFDKTDHLEDYTRETTISIVTKKTDSLTGISEIINNEQFVIGTSLLLIMFTIVMVIIIRDDIGLAVMKMARLVTGMAIETPLNRLAIKLIFFFGFLFAFLIVPDCLGNITAMLMNSPKRNVDSLKDLYENKFMDTI; this is encoded by the exons atgttACAAAAATCGATTATGAAGCAAGGAATTATCTTTTTCTGTTTGGTTATTGCGAGCGTCAGCGggaataaaatgataattaacgATCGCCAACAAGAAAATTCTTTAGGACGTCTGAAGCACGACGCG AGGGAATTGGTTGAAATGTGTTTCACGAATAATTCAAATCCAGTGATGATCTCCGAGGATTTGCTCGACGATAATTGGAACCCTGGTGAAAATTCGCTGATTGTAATCAACCGCAAATTCAACAAACATATCACAGGTTTTCTCCCTACGTATCCGACATATGTACTTTCATTTAAGTCGATCGATAATCTAAAACCGGTCATCGACAATCTTCAAAGATCAAAGTTTTGGAACACAGGATCGCCGTTTCTGATGGTCGGAACCGGGTCGCGTTGCTCCAACACCAAGAAAGTACTAGAGTTCATGTGGAACCGAGATTCGCTCTCTGTTTATTACCTGTGCGAGAATAAAAATTCGTCGGTAATCTACACGCTGAATTCTTATGCAAGCTACGCTCCGGCGCCGTGGAAgctgattgaaaaatttggcgaCAGTGACAAGAAACTTACTCTCTTCAGACTCGGATATATAAAAGGtactttaaatattgaatatttaagtAGTGtcctaaaaattataactcgTTCCTTATTTTCAGACCCACAGATTTGCAAGAGCATCACCTTTGACAAGACGGATCATTTAGAGGACTATACTAGAGAAACAACAATTTCAATCGTGACCAAAAAGACTGATTCTTTAACAGGAATCAGCgaaataattaacaatgaaCAGTTTGTAATCGGAACAAGCTTGCTGCTGATCATGTTTACAATAGTAATGGTGATCATCATCAGGGATGACATAGGTTTAGCTGTAATGAAAATGGCGAGGTTAGTTACTGGTATGGCGATTGAAACTCCACTCAATCGTCTTGCGATAAAGTTGATATTCTTCTTTGGTTTCCTGTTTGCGTTTCTGATAGTTCCTGATTGTCTGGGCAACATAACAGCCATGTTAATGAATTCTCCGAAGCGTAACGTCGATAGTCTGAAGGATCTCTATGAGAACAAATTCATGGATACTATTTAG